From the Sphingomonas aliaeris genome, one window contains:
- a CDS encoding NAD-dependent epimerase/dehydratase family protein, with the protein MRVLVTGAAGFIGFNVSRHLLARGEQVLGIDSLNDYYDVRLKHDRLAELAKAGGAFRFAQVDFADDAALDAVLDGQQFDRIVHLGAQAGVRYSIENPRAYLRSNLAGHLNLLEVARHRQVEHMVYASSSSVYGGNDTLPFRVEDRVDQPLSLYAATKKADELMSETYAHLYRLPQTGLRFFTVYGPWGRPDMAMWLFTKAIFENRPINVFGEGQMRRDFTYIDDIVAGIVACLDNPPADDGTPKAGGSISPHRLYNIGNNRSEELGEMISLIEKACGRPAERNLMPMQAGDVRDTFADISAIQRDLGFEPRTTIAEGVPRFVDWYRTYHER; encoded by the coding sequence ATGAGAGTTCTCGTTACCGGCGCCGCCGGCTTCATCGGCTTCAACGTTTCGCGACATCTGCTGGCGCGCGGCGAACAGGTCCTCGGTATCGACAGTCTGAACGACTATTACGATGTCAGGCTCAAGCATGACCGGCTTGCCGAACTCGCCAAGGCGGGCGGTGCGTTCCGTTTCGCGCAGGTGGACTTCGCAGACGACGCCGCACTCGACGCGGTTCTGGACGGCCAGCAATTCGACCGGATCGTGCATCTCGGCGCGCAGGCAGGGGTACGCTATTCGATCGAGAATCCGCGTGCCTATCTGCGCTCCAATCTCGCCGGCCATCTCAACCTGCTCGAGGTCGCGCGGCACCGGCAGGTCGAGCATATGGTCTATGCCTCATCCTCCTCGGTCTATGGCGGCAACGACACACTGCCCTTCCGCGTCGAGGACCGGGTCGATCAGCCGCTATCGCTCTATGCCGCCACGAAGAAAGCCGACGAATTGATGAGCGAGACCTACGCCCATCTCTACCGCCTGCCGCAAACCGGATTGCGCTTCTTCACCGTCTACGGACCCTGGGGCCGTCCGGACATGGCGATGTGGCTATTCACCAAGGCGATCTTCGAGAACCGTCCGATCAACGTGTTCGGCGAGGGGCAGATGCGCCGCGACTTCACGTATATCGACGATATCGTCGCCGGGATCGTCGCCTGTCTCGACAATCCGCCCGCCGATGACGGCACGCCAAAGGCCGGGGGCAGCATCAGCCCGCACCGGCTCTACAACATTGGAAACAACAGGTCGGAAGAGCTCGGCGAGATGATCTCGCTGATCGAGAAGGCGTGCGGCCGCCCCGCCGAACGCAATCTGATGCCGATGCAAGCCGGCGACGTGCGCGATACCTTCGCCGATATCAGCGCGATCCAGCGCGACCTCGGTTTCGAGCCCCGCACGACGATCGCGGAGGGTGTGCCTCGGTTCGTGGACTGGTACCGGACCTATCACGAACGCTGA
- the asnB gene encoding asparagine synthase (glutamine-hydrolyzing) gives MCGIAGFWSTTDQAVDAKPMADALLHRGPDAGGAWSDEAAGIALAHRRLAIIDLSPAGAQPMTSPEGRYVIVYNGEIYNHLDLRAELESTGPIAWNGHSDTETLVHGIARWGLDATLKRAVGMFAIAVWDRQDRTLSLARDRMGEKPLFYGWGKTGLMFGSELKALRQAPGFDNPVNPDVLSLYLRFNYVPSPWSILHGIFKLEPGVIATFDRSALEGPPAAPLTADGPQPRGMICRRYWSLDAIVAKGADAGMTEADALSGLEQRLTEAVRQQAIADVPVGAFLSGGVDSSAIVALMRNVTNAEVKTFTIGFAETGFDEAPHARAVAEHLGTDHHEMYVDAEDVRAVIPDLARIYDEPFADSSQIPTVLLSRLTRRSVTVALSGDAGDELFCGYNRYLVSRGTWDGIARIPAPVRGGIGKALTSVSPSTWDKLAGVPLVPKISMLGDKVHKLGRMLQNPLSTADIYRASSEEWAGRLPLSSTRRLQAGIDPPATLRNTAQEQMMHWDMQSYLPNDILTKVDRAAMSASLETRVPLLDHRVVEQAWRTPLQFKMRDGQGKWALRQILYRYVPKALIERPKAGFAIPIGAWLRGPLRDWAEGLLSEAALAEQPALDAPAIRGAWAQHLAGTHDRTASLWGVLMFQAWSREWGAR, from the coding sequence ATGTGCGGCATCGCCGGTTTCTGGAGCACGACGGATCAGGCGGTCGATGCGAAGCCGATGGCGGATGCCCTGCTGCACCGGGGCCCCGACGCCGGCGGCGCCTGGTCGGACGAAGCTGCGGGCATCGCGCTGGCGCACCGGAGGCTGGCGATCATCGACCTGTCGCCAGCCGGCGCCCAGCCGATGACATCGCCGGAGGGGCGCTACGTGATCGTCTATAATGGCGAGATATATAATCATCTGGACCTGCGCGCGGAATTGGAATCCACCGGGCCGATCGCTTGGAATGGCCATTCCGATACCGAGACTTTGGTACATGGCATCGCTCGCTGGGGGCTGGACGCGACGCTGAAGCGGGCGGTCGGGATGTTTGCGATCGCAGTTTGGGACCGGCAGGATCGCACTCTGTCGCTTGCGCGCGATCGCATGGGCGAGAAGCCGCTTTTCTATGGTTGGGGCAAAACCGGGCTGATGTTCGGATCTGAATTGAAGGCGCTTCGGCAGGCGCCCGGGTTCGACAACCCGGTCAATCCCGACGTGCTGTCACTGTATCTCCGCTTTAATTACGTGCCTTCGCCCTGGTCGATCCTGCATGGCATTTTCAAGTTGGAACCGGGCGTGATCGCTACGTTTGACCGGTCCGCACTGGAGGGGCCGCCCGCAGCGCCGCTGACCGCCGATGGCCCGCAACCGCGCGGAATGATCTGCCGGCGATATTGGTCGCTCGACGCCATAGTTGCGAAGGGCGCGGATGCCGGCATGACCGAAGCGGATGCACTGTCCGGACTGGAGCAGCGCCTGACGGAAGCGGTTCGGCAACAGGCGATCGCCGACGTGCCCGTCGGCGCGTTCCTGTCGGGCGGGGTCGATTCGTCCGCGATCGTCGCGTTGATGCGCAACGTTACGAATGCGGAGGTAAAGACGTTCACGATCGGCTTCGCTGAAACCGGTTTCGACGAGGCGCCACATGCGCGCGCAGTCGCAGAGCATCTCGGCACCGATCATCACGAGATGTACGTCGATGCGGAGGATGTCCGCGCCGTCATCCCGGACCTGGCGCGCATCTATGACGAACCGTTCGCCGATTCGTCGCAGATTCCGACGGTATTGCTCAGCCGGCTGACGCGCCGTTCGGTGACGGTCGCGCTGTCGGGCGACGCGGGGGACGAACTCTTTTGCGGGTATAATCGTTACCTGGTCTCGCGGGGCACATGGGATGGTATCGCGCGTATTCCGGCGCCGGTACGGGGCGGGATCGGCAAGGCGCTGACCTCCGTGTCGCCGTCGACTTGGGACAAGCTCGCGGGTGTCCCGCTGGTGCCGAAGATCTCGATGCTGGGGGACAAAGTCCACAAGCTCGGCCGGATGCTGCAGAACCCGCTCTCCACGGCCGATATCTATCGCGCGTCGAGCGAGGAATGGGCGGGCCGTCTGCCACTGTCATCCACGCGCCGGCTTCAAGCCGGTATCGATCCGCCCGCCACACTGCGGAACACGGCGCAAGAGCAGATGATGCATTGGGATATGCAATCCTATCTGCCGAACGACATCCTGACGAAGGTCGATCGCGCGGCGATGTCCGCCAGCCTGGAAACGCGCGTGCCGTTGCTGGACCACCGCGTCGTAGAGCAGGCATGGCGCACCCCGTTGCAATTCAAAATGCGCGACGGGCAAGGAAAGTGGGCGCTGCGACAAATCCTCTATCGCTACGTTCCCAAGGCGCTGATCGAGCGCCCGAAAGCTGGCTTCGCCATACCGATCGGGGCGTGGCTGCGCGGTCCATTGCGCGACTGGGCGGAAGGACTCTTGTCGGAGGCTGCCCTCGCCGAGCAACCCGCGCTGGATGCTCCGGCGATCCGCGGCGCGTGGGCGCAACACCTCGCCGGCACGCACGATCGCACCGCCTCGCTGTGGGGCGTGCTGATGTTCCAGGCGTGGTCGCGCGAATGGGGTGCACGCTGA
- a CDS encoding FkbM family methyltransferase has protein sequence MLPLRLQVPVKYHYGRLRHELEPEMALLPALVASGDRVIDVGGNRGTYAYRFDTLGARVEVFEPNPVCLRVLRDWATHRSSVNVHAVALSASSGTAELAIPIDAAGVEHDASASIEHGVGADVRLETVPIATLDSFGFRDASLIKIDVEGHELSVIEGALETIAASAPALLIEIEQRHLTRPIGESFARITSLGYDGFFLRSGKLAPLAEFDPQRHQVIADFENKSRQYFNNFLFLAGRHISAGRYRDILGR, from the coding sequence ATGTTGCCGCTCAGGCTGCAAGTGCCGGTCAAGTATCATTACGGACGCCTGCGCCATGAGTTGGAACCGGAAATGGCGCTGTTGCCGGCGTTGGTGGCTTCGGGAGATCGCGTCATAGACGTGGGCGGTAATCGCGGCACATACGCATATCGCTTCGACACGCTCGGTGCGCGCGTCGAAGTGTTCGAGCCCAATCCGGTCTGCTTACGCGTACTGCGCGATTGGGCCACGCACCGCAGTTCGGTCAATGTGCATGCGGTGGCTCTATCGGCCAGCAGTGGCACCGCCGAACTTGCCATTCCGATCGACGCCGCTGGTGTGGAGCACGACGCGTCGGCGTCGATCGAACACGGTGTCGGAGCCGACGTACGGCTCGAGACCGTTCCGATCGCTACGCTCGACAGTTTCGGTTTCCGCGACGCATCACTGATAAAGATCGATGTCGAGGGGCATGAACTGAGCGTTATCGAAGGCGCGCTCGAGACGATAGCCGCATCCGCCCCGGCCTTGCTGATCGAAATCGAACAACGGCATCTTACGCGGCCGATCGGAGAGTCGTTCGCGCGCATCACATCGCTCGGCTATGATGGTTTCTTTTTGCGATCGGGCAAGTTGGCGCCGCTGGCAGAATTCGATCCGCAACGCCATCAGGTCATTGCGGATTTTGAAAACAAAAGCCGACAGTATTTCAACAACTTCCTATTCCTTGCGGGCCGCCATATTTCAGCCGGTCGGTATCGGGATATTCTCGGTCGATGA
- a CDS encoding glycosyltransferase has protein sequence MKRLKIAVVTPRYAVSGVPLAQWRFAAALAAIGHDVDLIIGRCDPNLHVPPSAGVRLSVLGSGQTRGMFAYLLRYFRRDKPDVVFSAEDHLNTIVLVAAILTGSKAKISGSSRVTPYDTYSNKVFTKRWLLKIMARMVAWRADALTCVSHDMVDQYRHVFPGSKHVCVYNIVDQPSARAKIGLPVADPWFNDKSLPLIVGAGSLMPWKGFDDLIRAVHILIKGGKPVRLVILGEGGSRPALEALVRELEVEQYVRMPGRTDNPLAHFARADVFALSSHVEGLPNVLVEAMMAGCTPVSVDCPTGPREVLQEGRYGYLTRMKDPADLAAGIARALDHPIAPEILAEGVRPFHQDVVIRRHFELLGIAA, from the coding sequence ATGAAGCGTCTGAAGATCGCGGTTGTCACGCCGCGCTATGCGGTATCGGGGGTGCCCCTGGCGCAGTGGCGTTTCGCGGCGGCCCTTGCCGCTATCGGCCACGACGTCGATCTCATCATTGGGCGATGCGACCCGAACCTACACGTTCCCCCCTCGGCCGGAGTACGTCTGTCCGTACTGGGCAGCGGACAGACCCGTGGCATGTTCGCGTATCTTTTACGGTATTTTCGGCGCGATAAGCCCGACGTGGTGTTTTCGGCCGAGGACCATCTGAATACGATCGTGCTTGTTGCCGCGATCCTGACGGGCTCGAAAGCAAAGATCAGCGGTTCGTCGCGCGTCACGCCCTACGACACCTATTCGAACAAGGTATTCACGAAACGCTGGTTGCTCAAGATCATGGCGAGGATGGTCGCATGGCGGGCCGATGCGCTGACCTGCGTATCCCACGACATGGTCGACCAATACCGACACGTGTTCCCGGGTAGCAAACACGTCTGCGTCTATAACATCGTCGACCAGCCGTCCGCGCGCGCGAAAATAGGACTGCCCGTCGCGGATCCCTGGTTCAACGATAAGTCCCTGCCGCTGATCGTCGGCGCAGGCAGCCTGATGCCGTGGAAGGGCTTCGACGATCTGATCCGCGCGGTGCATATCCTGATCAAGGGAGGAAAGCCCGTGCGGCTGGTGATCCTGGGAGAAGGTGGCTCGCGGCCTGCGCTTGAGGCGTTGGTCCGCGAACTCGAGGTGGAGCAATATGTTCGCATGCCCGGACGGACGGACAATCCCCTGGCGCATTTCGCCCGCGCCGATGTCTTCGCCTTGTCATCGCATGTCGAGGGGCTTCCCAATGTCCTTGTCGAGGCGATGATGGCGGGATGCACGCCGGTATCGGTTGATTGTCCGACCGGTCCGCGCGAGGTTTTGCAGGAAGGGCGTTACGGATATTTGACCCGGATGAAAGATCCGGCTGATCTGGCGGCTGGAATCGCGCGGGCGCTGGATCACCCGATCGCGCCCGAAATTCTTGCCGAGGGTGTGCGCCCGTTCCATCAGGACGTCGTGATCCGACGGCACTTCGAACTGCTTGGGATCGCTGCCTGA
- a CDS encoding glycosyltransferase family 4 protein: MRVGLNATCFNTRPSGANQRFRAIYGTLIRQRPDIEFVIYEPADQSIADWFCGAANVSVRRTPLPSVGRLARVRAGFGYWRQQLRADRLDVFEAFHLPLVEAAECPTILTIHDLRPLSPDEPFLRSRIARSIMHRAFGRADRIIAVSNAVKDEILAFHPSAMVSTVYNGVDPDGFVSPGSAAVDEVRTRYGVPDRYVLAIGHLEARKNLGLLVDAIGVLRDADTPRPLVIVGNDGGQQHAIEDRIADLGLGDFVTMIHGADDTTVRALYAGCDLLAFPSRYEGFGIPILEAMAAGKPMVLADTPVFRELTQGTGVYFPVDDAQAAATAIAHVWRDAGERERQRRFGDARVRDFGFDVLARQVAAIYAELV; this comes from the coding sequence ATGCGAGTCGGCCTGAATGCCACGTGTTTCAACACCCGGCCGTCGGGCGCCAACCAGCGTTTTCGGGCTATCTACGGAACGCTGATCCGGCAGCGTCCGGATATTGAGTTCGTTATATACGAGCCTGCCGATCAAAGCATCGCAGACTGGTTTTGCGGGGCGGCCAACGTCAGCGTCCGACGCACGCCGTTGCCGAGCGTCGGACGCCTGGCACGGGTTCGCGCCGGATTTGGCTATTGGCGGCAGCAATTGCGGGCCGACCGGCTTGACGTGTTCGAGGCGTTTCACCTGCCGCTCGTCGAGGCAGCGGAATGTCCGACGATCCTAACAATCCACGATCTGAGGCCGTTGTCCCCCGATGAGCCTTTTTTACGAAGCCGCATCGCTCGGTCTATCATGCACCGCGCGTTCGGGCGGGCCGACCGCATCATTGCCGTTTCGAACGCGGTGAAAGACGAAATCCTCGCGTTTCACCCATCTGCTATGGTGTCCACCGTCTATAATGGCGTCGACCCGGACGGCTTTGTTTCACCGGGTTCGGCTGCCGTCGACGAGGTGCGGACGCGGTACGGGGTACCGGATCGGTATGTGCTGGCTATCGGCCATCTAGAAGCGCGCAAGAACCTCGGTTTGCTTGTGGACGCAATCGGTGTTTTGCGAGACGCAGACACGCCACGGCCGTTGGTGATTGTCGGTAATGATGGCGGGCAGCAGCACGCAATCGAAGACCGGATCGCTGACTTGGGTCTGGGCGATTTCGTCACGATGATCCACGGTGCGGACGATACGACCGTGCGTGCGCTTTATGCCGGGTGTGACCTGCTGGCGTTTCCGTCGCGATACGAAGGATTCGGCATTCCGATCCTGGAGGCGATGGCGGCGGGCAAGCCCATGGTATTGGCCGACACGCCCGTTTTCCGTGAGTTGACGCAGGGCACAGGAGTGTACTTCCCGGTTGACGATGCGCAGGCGGCGGCGACGGCGATCGCGCATGTGTGGCGCGACGCCGGCGAGCGCGAGCGTCAGCGCCGGTTCGGCGATGCGCGCGTGCGTGATTTCGGTTTCGACGTGTTGGCGAGGCAGGTCGCCGCGATTTACGCCGAACTCGTCTGA
- a CDS encoding glycosyltransferase — translation MTISRRPSAKPLLFISPSLGDVSGGRAMLTHLHKGVLGDLLGEDVTYLPLDGRDVRGFRRLTGYIDGVSPAGIAHALEAIDRHKTKTVWLDGSNLGRLAQVLRQRRPNLRIITFCHNVEARFFLGALRRSPGARAAGVLMANYVAERLSMRHSSEIITLSSRDSAGLKRLYGRSADHILPMALTDQLDVPPAPIQNRDIAPLLFVGGSFYANRAGIEWFAREVAPRINTPTQVVGQGMDDMRDTLERVKNVQVLGAVDRLAPLYNEARLVIAPIFDGSGMKTKVAEALMFGKHVAGTAEAFSGYAADVVASNSLCNTADNFVAAVKAPAPPAYDPAMRALYERDHSPEATRRRLALILGIDQTSSA, via the coding sequence ATGACAATCTCGCGCCGCCCTTCTGCCAAGCCCCTGCTGTTCATCAGCCCCTCGCTTGGAGACGTTTCGGGTGGTCGCGCCATGCTGACCCATCTCCACAAAGGTGTTTTGGGCGATTTGCTCGGGGAGGATGTCACCTATCTCCCCCTTGATGGACGTGATGTTCGCGGTTTCCGTCGGCTCACTGGATACATCGATGGCGTATCGCCGGCGGGTATCGCACATGCTCTCGAAGCGATTGACAGACACAAGACGAAAACGGTTTGGCTGGACGGTTCGAATCTTGGACGGTTGGCGCAAGTGTTGCGACAGCGGCGGCCGAATCTGCGTATCATAACCTTCTGTCACAACGTGGAAGCCCGCTTCTTCCTCGGCGCGCTTCGCCGATCGCCCGGCGCGCGAGCGGCCGGGGTACTTATGGCGAACTATGTCGCAGAGCGCCTTTCCATGCGTCACAGCAGCGAGATCATTACGCTTAGCAGTCGCGACAGTGCCGGGTTGAAACGGCTATACGGCCGCAGCGCGGACCACATCCTGCCGATGGCGCTGACCGACCAACTGGACGTGCCCCCCGCCCCGATACAGAATAGAGATATCGCTCCGTTACTTTTCGTCGGGGGCTCATTCTACGCGAACCGGGCGGGCATCGAATGGTTCGCCCGTGAAGTTGCACCGCGAATCAATACCCCCACGCAGGTTGTTGGCCAAGGGATGGACGACATGCGCGACACACTTGAGCGCGTGAAGAATGTGCAAGTTTTGGGTGCGGTGGATCGCCTCGCTCCGCTGTATAACGAGGCCCGGCTCGTCATTGCCCCGATCTTCGATGGATCTGGCATGAAAACCAAAGTCGCCGAAGCGCTGATGTTCGGCAAGCATGTCGCAGGAACGGCGGAGGCTTTTTCGGGATATGCCGCCGATGTCGTCGCGTCGAACAGTCTCTGCAACACGGCCGACAATTTCGTGGCGGCAGTGAAGGCCCCTGCCCCACCAGCCTACGATCCTGCAATGCGGGCGCTTTACGAGCGAGATCACTCGCCCGAGGCTACGCGCCGGCGGCTCGCTTTAATCCTCGGGATCGATCAGACGAGTTCGGCGTAA
- a CDS encoding glycosyltransferase family 2 protein, with protein MMMLQAQSGESQGAILLTHPLLIIGVPCYNEAGFLERTLQSLASQSYSDFAVLISDNASTDGTGDIARDFCKRDSRFHYHRQPINIGSSRNFNFVADHTNSKYLLWMGAHDLIERSMLERHIALLESRSEVSVSQSAHAWIDTEDRLVERIEDGALDGGGRDDAERYLRSIGRNLNNIAANSVIRRSMLGNCRFTDVVGTDRILLSHLAFRGPFATFPDILYMRRTFADRVERNPYMERLTGRADAAEDWTAFAREYDIAFAALLGDRPDAKRLRRLLQLTLRYYLPVRRGSFLTKMLWTLRRIRQRIVRT; from the coding sequence ATGATGATGCTTCAGGCGCAGAGCGGTGAATCTCAAGGAGCGATTTTGCTAACTCATCCGCTGCTAATCATCGGCGTGCCCTGTTATAATGAGGCAGGTTTTCTTGAGCGGACTTTGCAATCATTGGCGAGTCAAAGTTATTCGGATTTCGCAGTCCTGATCAGCGACAATGCATCGACCGACGGTACTGGAGATATAGCACGGGATTTTTGTAAGCGCGACAGTCGCTTTCACTACCACCGGCAGCCAATCAACATCGGATCAAGTCGAAACTTCAATTTCGTTGCCGATCATACTAATAGCAAGTATTTATTGTGGATGGGCGCGCACGATCTGATCGAGCGGAGTATGCTTGAACGTCACATAGCATTGCTCGAGTCGCGATCGGAAGTCAGCGTCTCGCAGTCGGCGCATGCCTGGATAGATACGGAAGACCGGTTAGTCGAGCGGATCGAGGACGGCGCGCTCGACGGCGGGGGTAGGGACGATGCCGAACGCTATCTCCGATCCATCGGACGAAACCTGAACAACATCGCCGCTAACAGCGTGATACGTCGGTCTATGCTGGGCAACTGCAGGTTCACCGACGTGGTCGGCACCGACCGTATCCTTTTGTCCCACCTGGCTTTTCGTGGCCCCTTCGCTACCTTTCCGGATATCCTCTACATGCGGCGGACATTCGCCGATCGCGTCGAGCGAAATCCTTATATGGAGCGACTGACGGGCCGGGCTGACGCAGCAGAGGACTGGACGGCGTTCGCGCGGGAATATGATATCGCATTTGCCGCGTTGCTTGGCGATCGCCCAGACGCCAAGCGACTGCGGCGACTTTTGCAATTGACGTTGCGGTATTATCTCCCGGTTCGACGGGGGTCGTTTCTTACGAAAATGCTTTGGACATTGCGCAGGATACGTCAGCGGATAGTGCGGACCTAA
- a CDS encoding oligosaccharide flippase family protein codes for MTQRPSKIWRDVLVTYGAQAWIAVMAIAFVPIYIQYLGIEAYGLIGLFATLQGILIVLDLGMTPTVMREIARFTGGERHVTDVRDLLRSIEIASVSIAIFTMLAIWASSDWLAHSWFRSQSIPASEVARVLIIMGFVSALRFVEGIFRGAILGLQQQVLYNVIAATMATLRAIGAIAVLAGLSRTLHAFFIWQGIISLVSLTALGIATYRALPRGERGGRFSIAVLRDIRRFAAGMIGISVLAMLLTQIDKILLSRLLGLTEFAHYMLATVIAIALETIVAPVFQAVSPRLSRLHAAGDEAGFIDLYHGAAQLVSVTAGTAAFVLIGFSEIVLLAWTGDAALSKEVAPLLKLLALGYLCNILMWMPYQAQLAFRWTGLTLRMNMVAVVVIVPSLLWAVPRYGAISAAFAWVTFNFSYVVIGIYLMHRRILKSEKWRWYLGDVAAPLASAALVLLVSGWLFSSLATNRLGQIAFLVVSGILALIGAAVAAPTLRSHGYQMVLQRRTRRAGVEVPRI; via the coding sequence ATGACACAACGCCCATCGAAGATTTGGCGCGACGTATTGGTGACCTACGGCGCCCAGGCCTGGATTGCGGTCATGGCTATCGCGTTCGTCCCGATTTACATCCAATATCTCGGGATTGAAGCTTACGGCTTGATCGGACTATTCGCAACATTGCAAGGCATCCTGATCGTTCTGGACCTCGGAATGACGCCAACGGTAATGCGCGAAATCGCGCGGTTCACCGGGGGCGAACGACACGTTACAGATGTGCGCGATCTGCTGCGCAGCATAGAGATCGCATCAGTCTCCATCGCCATCTTCACCATGTTAGCCATTTGGGCGTCATCTGATTGGCTTGCGCACTCCTGGTTCCGATCGCAATCCATACCCGCGAGCGAGGTTGCCAGGGTGCTGATCATCATGGGGTTCGTTTCTGCGTTACGTTTCGTGGAAGGTATTTTTCGCGGTGCCATCCTCGGATTGCAGCAACAGGTCCTGTACAATGTCATAGCTGCAACGATGGCCACACTGCGTGCGATCGGAGCGATCGCAGTGCTTGCTGGGCTGTCGAGAACTCTGCACGCTTTCTTCATTTGGCAGGGCATCATATCGCTCGTGTCCTTAACGGCCCTGGGTATCGCCACATATCGTGCGCTGCCGCGAGGTGAACGCGGAGGAAGGTTTTCGATCGCGGTGTTGAGGGACATCCGGCGCTTTGCCGCTGGCATGATCGGGATTTCGGTGCTCGCGATGTTGCTGACGCAAATCGACAAAATTCTCCTGTCACGATTGCTCGGCCTTACCGAGTTCGCACACTATATGCTCGCGACAGTGATCGCCATCGCGCTGGAAACGATCGTTGCCCCAGTATTCCAGGCTGTTTCGCCTAGGTTATCGCGACTACACGCGGCGGGCGACGAGGCAGGCTTTATCGACCTCTATCACGGCGCAGCCCAATTGGTTTCCGTCACGGCTGGAACGGCCGCGTTCGTGTTAATCGGTTTTTCGGAAATCGTGCTGCTCGCGTGGACCGGCGACGCGGCCCTTTCGAAAGAGGTCGCGCCGCTATTGAAGCTGCTGGCCCTTGGATATCTATGCAATATATTGATGTGGATGCCTTATCAGGCACAACTTGCTTTCCGCTGGACGGGTCTGACCCTGCGCATGAACATGGTTGCCGTCGTCGTCATTGTCCCATCCTTGCTGTGGGCCGTTCCTCGCTATGGCGCTATCAGCGCGGCGTTCGCATGGGTGACTTTCAATTTCAGCTATGTCGTAATCGGCATCTATTTGATGCATCGACGTATTTTGAAAAGTGAGAAATGGCGCTGGTATCTCGGCGATGTCGCGGCGCCGCTAGCAAGTGCTGCCCTAGTTCTATTAGTTTCGGGCTGGCTTTTCTCTTCATTGGCTACCAATCGGCTGGGCCAGATCGCATTTCTCGTTGTTTCGGGAATACTCGCCCTTATCGGCGCGGCGGTCGCCGCCCCCACTCTGCGAAGCCACGGCTACCAGATGGTACTTCAGCGGCGCACTCGGAGAGCTGGCGTCGAAGTGCCTCGCATTTAG
- a CDS encoding acyltransferase: MDQFMSDSLSIHESAWVSEDARIFPSVRGTRIVIGANSNIFEFVVIRCVGGSGDIVIGDRVNINPHCVLYSGNGITIGDDTLIAAGVSIVPANHAITDRTRPIREQGFAPSKGGVTIGRDVWIGCNVTILDGVTIGDGAVIAAGAVVTHCIDPHEIWAGVPARSIAVR, from the coding sequence ATGGATCAATTCATGAGTGACTCTCTTTCGATTCATGAATCCGCCTGGGTTAGCGAGGATGCGAGGATATTCCCTTCGGTGAGAGGGACCCGGATCGTTATCGGAGCGAACAGCAATATCTTCGAATTTGTCGTAATCCGCTGCGTCGGAGGTTCCGGCGATATCGTTATCGGGGACCGAGTGAATATTAACCCGCATTGCGTGCTGTATAGCGGGAACGGCATCACGATAGGCGATGACACATTGATAGCAGCAGGTGTCAGCATCGTCCCCGCCAACCACGCAATCACCGATCGCACGCGCCCCATCCGCGAACAGGGTTTCGCGCCAAGCAAGGGCGGCGTCACGATCGGTCGCGATGTCTGGATAGGGTGCAACGTGACCATACTCGACGGAGTAACTATCGGAGATGGCGCGGTTATCGCTGCCGGCGCTGTTGTCACTCACTGCATCGACCCACATGAGATATGGGCAGGCGTTCCCGCGCGAAGCATTGCCGTTCGCTAA